One Massilia sp. 9096 genomic window carries:
- the secA gene encoding preprotein translocase subunit SecA, translating into MSFLTKIFGSRNQRLLKQYQKTVRDINALEPQMEKLSDAELKAKTPEFKQRIAGGASLDDILPEAFAVCREAAKRVMKMRHFDVQMIGGMVLHYGKIAEMGTGEGKTLMATLPVYLNALSGKGVHVVTVNDYLAQRDADQMGRLYGWLGLTTGVNLSQMDHDSKQQAYGSDITYGTNNEYGFDYLRDNMVYDAKERVQRSLNFAVVDEVDSILIDEARTPLIISGQAENHTELYHKINEVPPLLTLQIGEETPDGKGQVEVPGDYTKDEKAHTVLLTEAGHEKAEQILTQMGLLPEGASLYDAANITLIHHLYAALRAHVLYHKDQHYVVQNGEVTIVDEFTGRLMTGRRWSEGLHQAVEAKEGVRIQNENQTLASITFQNYFRMYNKLSGMTGTADTEAYEFQEIYGLETVVVPPNRPSQRKDRQDQVYKSAEEKYGAMVTDIRDCYERGQPVLVGTTSIENSELLSGILTKAQLPHNVLNAKQHAREAEIIAQAGRPKMITIATNMAGRGTDIVLGGNVEKQIQFIEADEALAPEQKAAQAQTLRDEWQSLHDHVVAQGGLHIIGTERHESRRVDNQLRGRAGRQGDPGSSRFYLSLDDPLLRIFAGDRVRAIMDRLKMPEGEPIEAGIVTRSIESAQRKVEARNFDVRKQLLEYDDVANDQRKVIYTQRNELLESVDISELIVSLRIGVFTDVVRTHVPAESVEEQWDIPALERVLADEWALKVDLAQMLQEDSSLNDDDILERVLAAAEASYDAKVGIVGKEAFAGFERNVMLQNIDTNWREHLAALDHLRQGIHLRGYAQKNPKQEYKREAFELFAAMLDAIKNEVIRTIMTVRIQTREEVEAAEAAMQAAAAHLENVNYQHADFDPSAAPEDLMAPTAVASADDAPTGPRVNPDDPQIAYHGVKVGRNDPCPCGSGKKFKACHGKLA; encoded by the coding sequence ATGTCATTCCTGACCAAGATTTTCGGCAGCCGTAACCAGAGGTTGCTCAAGCAATACCAAAAAACCGTGCGCGACATCAACGCGCTCGAGCCGCAGATGGAAAAGCTGTCGGACGCCGAACTGAAGGCGAAGACTCCCGAATTCAAGCAACGCATCGCCGGCGGCGCCTCGCTGGACGACATCCTGCCCGAAGCCTTCGCCGTCTGCCGCGAAGCCGCCAAGCGCGTGATGAAGATGCGCCACTTCGACGTGCAGATGATCGGCGGCATGGTCCTGCACTATGGCAAGATCGCCGAAATGGGCACCGGCGAAGGCAAGACGCTGATGGCGACCCTGCCGGTCTACCTGAACGCGCTGTCCGGCAAGGGCGTGCACGTCGTGACCGTCAACGATTACCTGGCCCAGCGCGACGCCGACCAGATGGGCCGCCTGTACGGCTGGCTCGGCCTCACCACCGGCGTGAACCTGTCGCAGATGGACCACGACAGCAAGCAGCAGGCCTACGGTTCCGACATCACCTATGGCACCAACAACGAATATGGCTTCGACTACCTGCGCGACAACATGGTGTACGACGCCAAGGAACGCGTCCAGCGCAGCCTGAACTTCGCCGTGGTCGACGAGGTCGACTCGATCCTGATCGACGAGGCGCGCACCCCGCTGATCATCTCCGGCCAGGCCGAGAACCACACCGAGCTGTACCACAAGATCAACGAAGTCCCGCCGCTGCTGACGCTGCAGATCGGCGAAGAGACCCCGGACGGCAAGGGCCAGGTCGAAGTCCCGGGCGACTACACCAAGGACGAAAAGGCGCACACGGTCCTCCTGACCGAAGCCGGCCACGAAAAGGCCGAGCAGATCCTGACGCAAATGGGCCTGCTGCCGGAAGGCGCCTCGCTGTACGACGCCGCCAACATCACCCTGATCCACCACCTGTACGCGGCGCTGCGCGCGCACGTGCTGTACCACAAGGACCAGCACTACGTGGTGCAGAACGGCGAAGTCACGATCGTCGACGAATTCACCGGCCGCCTGATGACCGGCCGCCGCTGGTCGGAAGGCCTGCACCAGGCCGTCGAAGCCAAGGAAGGCGTGCGCATCCAGAACGAGAACCAGACCCTGGCCTCGATTACCTTCCAGAACTACTTCCGCATGTACAACAAGCTGTCCGGCATGACCGGCACCGCCGACACGGAAGCCTACGAATTCCAGGAAATCTACGGCCTCGAGACGGTCGTGGTGCCGCCGAACCGCCCGTCGCAGCGCAAGGACCGCCAGGACCAGGTGTACAAGTCGGCCGAGGAAAAGTACGGCGCGATGGTCACCGACATCCGCGATTGCTACGAGCGTGGCCAGCCTGTACTGGTCGGCACCACCTCGATCGAGAACTCCGAGCTGCTGTCGGGCATCCTGACCAAGGCCCAGCTGCCGCACAACGTCCTGAACGCCAAGCAGCACGCGCGCGAAGCGGAAATCATCGCCCAGGCCGGCCGTCCGAAGATGATCACCATCGCGACCAACATGGCCGGCCGCGGTACCGACATCGTCCTGGGCGGCAACGTCGAGAAGCAGATCCAGTTCATCGAAGCCGACGAGGCGCTGGCGCCCGAGCAGAAGGCAGCGCAGGCGCAGACCCTGCGCGACGAATGGCAGTCGCTGCACGACCACGTGGTGGCCCAGGGCGGCCTGCACATCATCGGCACCGAGCGCCACGAGTCGCGCCGCGTCGACAACCAGCTGCGCGGCCGTGCCGGCCGCCAGGGCGATCCGGGTTCCTCGCGCTTCTACCTCTCGCTCGACGATCCGCTGCTGCGCATCTTCGCCGGCGACCGCGTGCGCGCGATCATGGACCGCCTCAAGATGCCGGAAGGCGAACCGATCGAAGCCGGCATCGTGACCCGCTCGATCGAATCGGCCCAGCGCAAGGTCGAGGCGCGCAACTTCGACGTGCGCAAGCAGCTGCTCGAATACGACGACGTCGCCAACGACCAGCGCAAGGTGATCTACACCCAGCGTAACGAACTGCTGGAATCGGTCGACATTTCCGAGCTGATCGTATCGCTGCGCATCGGCGTGTTCACCGACGTGGTGCGTACCCACGTGCCGGCCGAGTCGGTCGAAGAGCAGTGGGACATCCCGGCGCTCGAGCGCGTGCTGGCCGACGAGTGGGCGCTGAAGGTCGATCTGGCCCAGATGCTGCAGGAAGATTCGAGCCTGAACGACGACGACATCCTCGAGCGCGTGCTGGCCGCCGCCGAGGCGTCGTACGACGCCAAGGTCGGGATCGTCGGCAAGGAAGCCTTCGCCGGCTTCGAGCGCAACGTCATGCTGCAGAACATCGACACCAACTGGCGCGAGCACCTGGCGGCGCTGGACCACCTGCGCCAGGGCATCCACCTGCGCGGCTATGCCCAGAAGAACCCGAAGCAGGAGTACAAGCGCGAGGCGTTCGAGCTGTTCGCGGCGATGCTGGACGCGATCAAGAACGAAGTGATCCGCACCATCATGACCGTCCGCATCCAGACCCGCGAGGAAGTCGAAGCGGCCGAAGCGGCGATGCAGGCGGCTGCCGCGCACCTGGAAAACGTCAACTACCAGCACGCCGACTTCGACCCGTCGGCCGCGCCGGAAGACCTGATGGCGCCGACCGCGGTGGCGTCGGCCGACGACGCGCCGACCGGTCCGCGCGTGAATCCGGACGACCCGCAGATCGCGTACCACGGCGTGAAGGTCGGCCGCAACGACCCGTGCCCTTGCGGCAGCGGCAAGAAGTTCAAGGCTTGCCACGGCAAGCTGGCGTAA